The Halichoerus grypus chromosome 9, mHalGry1.hap1.1, whole genome shotgun sequence genome has a window encoding:
- the LOC144379126 gene encoding histone H4, with protein MSGRGKGGKGLGKGGAKRHRKVLRDNIQGITKPAIRRLARRGGVKRISGLIYEETRGVLKVFLENVIRDAVTYTEHAKRKTVTAMDVVYALKRQGRTLYGFGG; from the coding sequence ATGTCCGGCCGCGGCAAGGGCGGGAAGGGCCTGGGCAAGGGCGGCGCCAAGCGCCACCGCAAGGTGCTGCGCGACAACATCCAGGGCATCACCAAGCCCGCCATCCGGCGGCTGGCCCGGCGCGGCGGCGTCAAGCGCATCTCCGGCCTCATCTACGAGGAGACCCGCGGGGTGCTCAAGGTGTTCCTGGAGAACGTGATCCGGGACGCCGTCACCTACACGGAGCACGCCAAGCGCAAGACGGTCACGGCCATGGACGTGGTCTACGCGCTCAAGCGCCAGGGCCGCACCCTCTACGGCTTCGGGGGCTGA